In one Capra hircus breed San Clemente chromosome 22, ASM170441v1, whole genome shotgun sequence genomic region, the following are encoded:
- the XIRP1 gene encoding xin actin-binding repeat-containing protein 1 isoform X2, whose amino-acid sequence MASAQMQVAPTPTIPMAATEDLPLPPPPALEDLPPPPPKESFSKFHQQRQASELRRLYKHIHPELRKNLAEAVAEDLAEVLGSEEPTEGDVQCMRWIFENWRLDAIGDHEKPPAKESVPGGNVQATSRKFEEGSFANSVNQEPAGPRPSRGDVRAARQLFETKPLDALTVRAEAPEATVREPAASGDVQGTRMLFETRPLDRLGSRPSTQEQSPLELRSEIQELKGDVKKTVKLFQTEPLCAIQDSEGAIHEVKAAYREEIQSNAVRSGRWLFETKPLDAINRDPSQVRVIRGISLEEAARPDVSTTRWIFETQPLDAIREILVDEQDFQPSPDLIPPGPDVQQQRRLFETRALDTLKGEEEDRAEVPPKEAVVPGDVRSTLWLFETKPLDTLRDNVQVGHLQRVGPQEGERFTNERLSNADPSAPTLSQGAPERDGVKGDVKTFKNLFETLPLDSIGQGEALAPGSLHRAEGTNSAGQSQDTGSPVYAMQDAKGHLHALTSVSREQVVGGDVQGYKWMFETQPLDRLGRSPSTVDVVRGITRQEVVAGDVGTARWLFETQPLEVIHQREQQERQEEEGKPQGGPQPEAPHKGDVKTIRWLFETCPMSELAERQGSEVTDPTSKARSCTWMFAPQSPDWPEGSKEQHLEVSQVQAGERQTERHVFETEPLQASGHPCGRGPVRYCSRVDIPSGQVSRQKEVFQALEAGKREDQGPREIPEPIPAGSVHKFTWLFENCPMGSLAAESIRGGNFQEEQPVGPSGKGVPERQETAAEGTLRTLHATPGVLHRGGILMEARGPGELCLARYVLPGPGQGSPHVRKEELVSGELPRIVRQVLRRADVDQQGLLVQEDPAGQLHLKPLKLPAPGSSGSIEDMDPEFQQLLACGLGTSAGRTGLVMQETEQGLVALTAYSLQPRPASRAPERSSVQLLAGCINKGDLSGLHSLRWEPPADSSPVPASEGAQKLPPAESIIHIPPLDPGVGMGHLRGPGSTPCAPQATRKAVSLAGEEKQESRCTGQKGMTALGKSEGAMTLPPGPRFPDLQVTMQSRRTATAEAQSLQQQARSKHKPGPTPGAASMPTQDGLPQAPATGAAQSNSRPLVGGNPRIPAAPSKLL is encoded by the exons ATGGCCAGTGCCCAGATGCAGGTGGCCCCCACCCCAACCATCCCGATGGCAGCTACAGAGGAcctgcccctccctccaccaCCTGCCCTGGAGGACctaccgccgccgccgcccaagGAGTCCTTCTCCAAGTTCCACCAGCAGCGGCAAGCCAGCGAGCTCCGCCGCCTCTACAAGCACATCCACCCCGAGCTCCGCAAGAATCTGGCTGAGGCCGTGGCCGAAGACTTGGCTGAGGTCCTGGGTTCCGAGGAGCCCACCGAGGGCGATGTCCAGTGTATGCGCTGGATCTTTGAGAACTGGAGGCTGGATGCCATTGGGGACCatgagaagccacctgccaaggAGTCCGTGCCCGGTGGCAACGTCCAGGCCACCTCCCGCAAGTTTGAGGAAGGCTCCTTTGCTAACAGCGTAAACCAGGAGCCGGCCGGACCTCGGCCATCCAGAGGGGACGTGCGTGCAGCCCGCCAGCTGTTTGAGACGAAGCCGCTGGACGCGCTGACGGTTCGTGCTGAAGCACCAGAGGCTACAGTGAGGGAGCCTGCAGCCAGCGGAGATGTCCAGGGTACCAGGATGCTCTTTGAGACACGGCCACTGGACCGCCTTGGCTCCCGCCCCTCCACCCAGGAGCAGAGCCCCTTGGAGCTGCGCTCAGAGATCCAGGAGCTAAAAGGCGATGTGAAGAAGACGGTGAAGCTGTTCCAAACAGAGCCGCTGTGTGCCATCCAGGACTCAGAGGGCGCCATCCACGAGGTCAAGGCCGCCTACCGGGAGGAGATCCAAAGCAACGCAGTGAGGTCTGGCCGTTGGCTCTTCGAGACCAAGCCTCTGGACGCCATCAACCGGGACCCCAGCCAGGTGCGGGTGATCCGCGGGATCTCCCTGGAGGAGGCGGCCCGGCCCGATGTCAGCACGACTCGCTGGATCTTTGAGACACAGCCCCTGGATGCCATTCGGGAGATCTTAGTGGATGAGCAGGACTTCCAGCCATCCCCGGACCTTATCCCTCCTGGTCCAGATGTTCAGCAACAGCGGCGTCTGTTTGAGACCCGAGCATTAGACACTCTCAAGggggaagaggaagacagagcagAGGTCCCACCCAAAGAGGCAGTGGTCCCCGGGGACGTCCGCTCCACCCTGTGGCTATTTGAGACAAAGCCCTTGGACACCCTCAGAGACAATGTCCAAGTGGGTCACCTGCAGCGGGTGGGTCCCCAGGAGGGCGAGAGGTTCACAAATGAGCGTCTATCCAATGCTGACCCCTCAGCACCAACCCTCTCTCAGGGTGCCCCCGAGAGGGATGGGGTGAAGGGAGATGTGAAGACTTTCAAGAACCTTTTTGAGACCCTTCCCCTGGACAGTATCGGGCAGGGGGAAGCTTTGGCCCCTGGGAGCTTACACAGAGCAGAAGGAACCAATTCCGCTGGGCAGTCCCAGGACACAGGGTCCCCAGTGTACGCCATGCAGGATGCCAAAGGTCACCTCCATGCCCTGACCTCCGTCAGCAGAGAACAGGTAGTCGGAGGTGACGTGCAGGGTTACAAGTGGATGTTTGAGACACAGCCCCTAGACCGATTAGGCCGAAGCCCCAGTACCGTCGACGTGGTGCGGGGCATCACCCGGCAGGAAGTGGTGGCTGGAGATGTGGGCACTGCCCGGTGGCTGTTTGAGACACAGCCCCTGGAGGTAATCCACCAACGGGAGCAGCAGGAACGacaggaagaagaaggaaagccTCAGGGAGGCCCTCAGCCCGAAGCACCCCACAAGGGTGACGTGAAGACCATCCGCTGGTTGTTCGAGACGTGCCCGATGAGTGAGCTGGCCGAGAGGCAGGGGTCAGAGGTCACAGACCCCACAAGCAAGGCACGGTCGTGCACCTGGATGTTCGCGCCCCAATCCCCAGACTGGCCAGAAGGCTCCAAGGAGCAGCACCTTGAGGTGAGCCAGGTCCAGGCTGGggaaagacagacagagagacatgTCTTTGAGACTGAGCCTCTGCAGGCCTCAGGCCACCCCTGTGGAAGGGGGCCTGTGCGGTACTGCAGCAGAGTGGACATCCCCTCCGGGCAGGTGTCTCGTCAGAAGGAGGTTTTCCAGGCTCTGGAGGCAGGCAAGAGAGAAGACCAGGGacccagggaaatccctgagcCCATTCCAGCGGGCTCAGTGCACAAGTTCACCTGGCTTTTTGAGAACTGCCCCATGGGCTCCCTGGCGGCTGAGAGCATCCGAGGGGGCAACTTCCAGGAAGAACAGCCCGTGGGTCCCTCGGGCAAGGGGGTGCCGGAGAGGCAAGAGACTGCAGCCGAGGGGACCCTGAGGACGCTGCACGCCACGCCTGGCGTCCTGCACCGTGGAGGCATCCTCATGGAGGCCCGAGGGCCAGGGGAGCTCTGCCTTGCCAGGTACGTGCTcccaggcccagggcagggcagccccCACGTTCGGAAGGAGGAGCTGGTGTCTGGGGAGCTTCCCAGGATCGTCCGCCAAGTGCTGCGCCGGGCAGACGTGGACCAGCAGGGGCTGCTGGTGCAGGAGGACCCCGCGGGCCAGCTTCACCTCAAGCCGCTGAAGCTGCCAGCTCCAGGCAGCAGCGGGAGCATCGAAGACATGGACCCTGAGTTCCAGCAGTTGCTGGCTTGTGGCCTCGGGACCTCGGCGGGGAGGACGGGGCTggtgatgcaggagacagagcAGGGCCTGGTGGCGCTCACCGCCTACTCCCTGCAACCCCGGCCAGCCAGCAGGGCCCCCGAAAGGAGCAGTGTGCAGCTGCTGGCCGGCTGCATAAACAAAGGAGACCTGAGTGGCCTGCACAGTCTGCGGTGGGAGCCGCCGGCTGACTCAAGTCCAGTGCCAGCCAGCGAGGGGGCCCAGAAGCTGCCCCCAGCTGAGAGCATCATCCACATTCCCCCACTGGACCCTGGCGTGGGGATGGGGCATCTGAGAGGGCCGGGGTCCACCCCCTGTGCCCCACAGGCCACCAGAAAGGCAGTCTCTCTGGCTGGGGAAGAAAAGCAGGAAAGCAGGTGCACTGGGCAGAAAGGGATGACAGCTTTAGGAAAGTCAGAGGGAGCCATGACTCTGCCCCCAGGACCTAGGTTTCCAGACCTCCAGGTCACCATGCAGAGTCGAAGGACAGCAACAGCTGAAGCCCAAAGCCTGCAGCAGCAAGCTCGGAGCAAGCACAAGCCAGGCCCCACCCCTGGGGCCGCCTCTATGCCCACCCAGGATGGGCTTCCGCAAGCACCGGCCACAGGGGCTGCCCAGAGCAACAGCAGGCCTCTGGTGGGAGGCAACCCCAGGATCCCAGCAGCCCCCAGCAAG ctGCTGTGA
- the XIRP1 gene encoding xin actin-binding repeat-containing protein 1 isoform X1 — translation MASAQMQVAPTPTIPMAATEDLPLPPPPALEDLPPPPPKESFSKFHQQRQASELRRLYKHIHPELRKNLAEAVAEDLAEVLGSEEPTEGDVQCMRWIFENWRLDAIGDHEKPPAKESVPGGNVQATSRKFEEGSFANSVNQEPAGPRPSRGDVRAARQLFETKPLDALTVRAEAPEATVREPAASGDVQGTRMLFETRPLDRLGSRPSTQEQSPLELRSEIQELKGDVKKTVKLFQTEPLCAIQDSEGAIHEVKAAYREEIQSNAVRSGRWLFETKPLDAINRDPSQVRVIRGISLEEAARPDVSTTRWIFETQPLDAIREILVDEQDFQPSPDLIPPGPDVQQQRRLFETRALDTLKGEEEDRAEVPPKEAVVPGDVRSTLWLFETKPLDTLRDNVQVGHLQRVGPQEGERFTNERLSNADPSAPTLSQGAPERDGVKGDVKTFKNLFETLPLDSIGQGEALAPGSLHRAEGTNSAGQSQDTGSPVYAMQDAKGHLHALTSVSREQVVGGDVQGYKWMFETQPLDRLGRSPSTVDVVRGITRQEVVAGDVGTARWLFETQPLEVIHQREQQERQEEEGKPQGGPQPEAPHKGDVKTIRWLFETCPMSELAERQGSEVTDPTSKARSCTWMFAPQSPDWPEGSKEQHLEVSQVQAGERQTERHVFETEPLQASGHPCGRGPVRYCSRVDIPSGQVSRQKEVFQALEAGKREDQGPREIPEPIPAGSVHKFTWLFENCPMGSLAAESIRGGNFQEEQPVGPSGKGVPERQETAAEGTLRTLHATPGVLHRGGILMEARGPGELCLARYVLPGPGQGSPHVRKEELVSGELPRIVRQVLRRADVDQQGLLVQEDPAGQLHLKPLKLPAPGSSGSIEDMDPEFQQLLACGLGTSAGRTGLVMQETEQGLVALTAYSLQPRPASRAPERSSVQLLAGCINKGDLSGLHSLRWEPPADSSPVPASEGAQKLPPAESIIHIPPLDPGVGMGHLRGPGSTPCAPQATRKAVSLAGEEKQESRCTGQKGMTALGKSEGAMTLPPGPRFPDLQVTMQSRRTATAEAQSLQQQARSKHKPGPTPGAASMPTQDGLPQAPATGAAQSNSRPLVGGNPRIPAAPSKVSGEQKALPGGLPGGWETIQDGIYTAHPIRTFDLPGQRAVRPSEQGPLPLLEGLGQSLRPGQEEPGAHTQKAWVPPEKVMAGLSLGDLQAAETTLKAAPLAHHTRASGPRVAGASLHSRNASVPPPPPLPAAVTGPDFPAQPRHDENSIRQASKPTQDPLLHSHSSPAGQKSAGESQTKTLKPEPPTHLKEKPQVPPKPAHLSQLPLPRWLSKPSALAHSTAEEVGQGKYKQGETATADHDPRPNKVSIAADQGRVSLPQGPAGQSQPSPQHGPSTVAPSPTKSQAMGSNNHSPDLLGLSALSSHPISLQRGPRLPGEKGADSSQQGAPESPEILQGGQQELQGLLSQVQALEKETESTVDVRALRRLFEAVPQLPGAPSAPASPRKPEASVEQAFGELTRVSTEVARLKEQTLARLLDIEEAVHKALSSMSSLQPGTNTRGHSQGPPKEHSAHEVSLTDSGRVRPNCSGQEVKSQTLVKSQTEVMSHTEVQSQAKDRNHSEARSQAALATPSTRKLETLREDSHLPQVLPLSRESPSSPNFISMESATRELPEEASPRGNPEISLKRAHFTQDECQTQPHQKDIQHKAGKKEAPQLSGPPPPGHAVASALPTRQKSALELQTAPGGSRHYGASGAGTERVDQCRTTTLMSPTTVTEPAEPPRGPGPHRGHHTSALMRQFLHSPTELSTGLAEADMLRVPCGHPTPAAQ, via the coding sequence ATGGCCAGTGCCCAGATGCAGGTGGCCCCCACCCCAACCATCCCGATGGCAGCTACAGAGGAcctgcccctccctccaccaCCTGCCCTGGAGGACctaccgccgccgccgcccaagGAGTCCTTCTCCAAGTTCCACCAGCAGCGGCAAGCCAGCGAGCTCCGCCGCCTCTACAAGCACATCCACCCCGAGCTCCGCAAGAATCTGGCTGAGGCCGTGGCCGAAGACTTGGCTGAGGTCCTGGGTTCCGAGGAGCCCACCGAGGGCGATGTCCAGTGTATGCGCTGGATCTTTGAGAACTGGAGGCTGGATGCCATTGGGGACCatgagaagccacctgccaaggAGTCCGTGCCCGGTGGCAACGTCCAGGCCACCTCCCGCAAGTTTGAGGAAGGCTCCTTTGCTAACAGCGTAAACCAGGAGCCGGCCGGACCTCGGCCATCCAGAGGGGACGTGCGTGCAGCCCGCCAGCTGTTTGAGACGAAGCCGCTGGACGCGCTGACGGTTCGTGCTGAAGCACCAGAGGCTACAGTGAGGGAGCCTGCAGCCAGCGGAGATGTCCAGGGTACCAGGATGCTCTTTGAGACACGGCCACTGGACCGCCTTGGCTCCCGCCCCTCCACCCAGGAGCAGAGCCCCTTGGAGCTGCGCTCAGAGATCCAGGAGCTAAAAGGCGATGTGAAGAAGACGGTGAAGCTGTTCCAAACAGAGCCGCTGTGTGCCATCCAGGACTCAGAGGGCGCCATCCACGAGGTCAAGGCCGCCTACCGGGAGGAGATCCAAAGCAACGCAGTGAGGTCTGGCCGTTGGCTCTTCGAGACCAAGCCTCTGGACGCCATCAACCGGGACCCCAGCCAGGTGCGGGTGATCCGCGGGATCTCCCTGGAGGAGGCGGCCCGGCCCGATGTCAGCACGACTCGCTGGATCTTTGAGACACAGCCCCTGGATGCCATTCGGGAGATCTTAGTGGATGAGCAGGACTTCCAGCCATCCCCGGACCTTATCCCTCCTGGTCCAGATGTTCAGCAACAGCGGCGTCTGTTTGAGACCCGAGCATTAGACACTCTCAAGggggaagaggaagacagagcagAGGTCCCACCCAAAGAGGCAGTGGTCCCCGGGGACGTCCGCTCCACCCTGTGGCTATTTGAGACAAAGCCCTTGGACACCCTCAGAGACAATGTCCAAGTGGGTCACCTGCAGCGGGTGGGTCCCCAGGAGGGCGAGAGGTTCACAAATGAGCGTCTATCCAATGCTGACCCCTCAGCACCAACCCTCTCTCAGGGTGCCCCCGAGAGGGATGGGGTGAAGGGAGATGTGAAGACTTTCAAGAACCTTTTTGAGACCCTTCCCCTGGACAGTATCGGGCAGGGGGAAGCTTTGGCCCCTGGGAGCTTACACAGAGCAGAAGGAACCAATTCCGCTGGGCAGTCCCAGGACACAGGGTCCCCAGTGTACGCCATGCAGGATGCCAAAGGTCACCTCCATGCCCTGACCTCCGTCAGCAGAGAACAGGTAGTCGGAGGTGACGTGCAGGGTTACAAGTGGATGTTTGAGACACAGCCCCTAGACCGATTAGGCCGAAGCCCCAGTACCGTCGACGTGGTGCGGGGCATCACCCGGCAGGAAGTGGTGGCTGGAGATGTGGGCACTGCCCGGTGGCTGTTTGAGACACAGCCCCTGGAGGTAATCCACCAACGGGAGCAGCAGGAACGacaggaagaagaaggaaagccTCAGGGAGGCCCTCAGCCCGAAGCACCCCACAAGGGTGACGTGAAGACCATCCGCTGGTTGTTCGAGACGTGCCCGATGAGTGAGCTGGCCGAGAGGCAGGGGTCAGAGGTCACAGACCCCACAAGCAAGGCACGGTCGTGCACCTGGATGTTCGCGCCCCAATCCCCAGACTGGCCAGAAGGCTCCAAGGAGCAGCACCTTGAGGTGAGCCAGGTCCAGGCTGGggaaagacagacagagagacatgTCTTTGAGACTGAGCCTCTGCAGGCCTCAGGCCACCCCTGTGGAAGGGGGCCTGTGCGGTACTGCAGCAGAGTGGACATCCCCTCCGGGCAGGTGTCTCGTCAGAAGGAGGTTTTCCAGGCTCTGGAGGCAGGCAAGAGAGAAGACCAGGGacccagggaaatccctgagcCCATTCCAGCGGGCTCAGTGCACAAGTTCACCTGGCTTTTTGAGAACTGCCCCATGGGCTCCCTGGCGGCTGAGAGCATCCGAGGGGGCAACTTCCAGGAAGAACAGCCCGTGGGTCCCTCGGGCAAGGGGGTGCCGGAGAGGCAAGAGACTGCAGCCGAGGGGACCCTGAGGACGCTGCACGCCACGCCTGGCGTCCTGCACCGTGGAGGCATCCTCATGGAGGCCCGAGGGCCAGGGGAGCTCTGCCTTGCCAGGTACGTGCTcccaggcccagggcagggcagccccCACGTTCGGAAGGAGGAGCTGGTGTCTGGGGAGCTTCCCAGGATCGTCCGCCAAGTGCTGCGCCGGGCAGACGTGGACCAGCAGGGGCTGCTGGTGCAGGAGGACCCCGCGGGCCAGCTTCACCTCAAGCCGCTGAAGCTGCCAGCTCCAGGCAGCAGCGGGAGCATCGAAGACATGGACCCTGAGTTCCAGCAGTTGCTGGCTTGTGGCCTCGGGACCTCGGCGGGGAGGACGGGGCTggtgatgcaggagacagagcAGGGCCTGGTGGCGCTCACCGCCTACTCCCTGCAACCCCGGCCAGCCAGCAGGGCCCCCGAAAGGAGCAGTGTGCAGCTGCTGGCCGGCTGCATAAACAAAGGAGACCTGAGTGGCCTGCACAGTCTGCGGTGGGAGCCGCCGGCTGACTCAAGTCCAGTGCCAGCCAGCGAGGGGGCCCAGAAGCTGCCCCCAGCTGAGAGCATCATCCACATTCCCCCACTGGACCCTGGCGTGGGGATGGGGCATCTGAGAGGGCCGGGGTCCACCCCCTGTGCCCCACAGGCCACCAGAAAGGCAGTCTCTCTGGCTGGGGAAGAAAAGCAGGAAAGCAGGTGCACTGGGCAGAAAGGGATGACAGCTTTAGGAAAGTCAGAGGGAGCCATGACTCTGCCCCCAGGACCTAGGTTTCCAGACCTCCAGGTCACCATGCAGAGTCGAAGGACAGCAACAGCTGAAGCCCAAAGCCTGCAGCAGCAAGCTCGGAGCAAGCACAAGCCAGGCCCCACCCCTGGGGCCGCCTCTATGCCCACCCAGGATGGGCTTCCGCAAGCACCGGCCACAGGGGCTGCCCAGAGCAACAGCAGGCCTCTGGTGGGAGGCAACCCCAGGATCCCAGCAGCCCCCAGCAAGGTCAGTGGGGAACAGAAAGCACTGCCTGGAGGGCTGCCTGGGGGGTGGGAGACTATTCAGGATGGCATCTACACTGCTCATCCCATCAGGACCTTTGACCTACCGGGTCAAAGGGCTGTCCGGCCATCTGAGCAAGGACCCCTTCCACTCCTGGAAGGCCTGGGTCAGAGTCTCAGGCCCGGGCAAGAGGAGCCAGGGGCCCACACACAGAAGGCCTGGGTGcctccagagaaggtgatggcaggaCTCAGCCTGGGGGACCTCCAAGCTGCAGAGACCACCCTGAAGGCTGCCCCTTTAGCCCACCACACTCGGGCCTCCGGGCCACGGGTGGCAGGTGCCAGTCTGCACTCCCGTAATGCctctgttcctcctcctcctcctctcccagctGCTGTGACGGGACCGGACTTCCCAGCCCAACCCAGGCATGATGAGAATTCCATCCGGCAGGCCTCCAAGCCCACGCAAGACCCCCTTCTCCACTCCCACAGCAGCCCTGCTGGCCAGAAAAGTGCTGGGGAGTCACAGACAAAGACCCTGAAACCGGAGCCTCCCACACACCTGAAAGAGAAGCCCCAGGTGCCCCCCAAACCTGCACACCTAAGCCAGCTCCCCCTTCCTCGCTGGCTGTCCAAGCCCTCAGCCCTGGCTCACAGCACCGCTGAGGAGGTGGGGCAAGGAAAATACAAACAAGGTGAGACTGCTACAGCCGACCACGACCCTCGGCCAAACAAGGTCTCCATCGCTGCAGACCAGGGCCGAGTATCTCTGCCCCAGGGCCCCGCTGGACAGAGCCAGCCCAGCCCCCAGCATGGCCCCAGCACCgtggcccccagccccaccaagAGCCAGGCAATGGGCAGCAACAACCACAGCCCTGACCTCCTCGGGCTCTCAGCTCTCAGCAGCCACCCCATCTCACTGCAGCGGGGCCCTAGACTCCCAGGAGAGAAGGGCGCGGACAGTTCCCAGCAAGGGGCCCCTGAGAGCCCTGAGATTCTGCAGGGAGGCCAGCAAGAGCTCCAGGGCCTCCTGAGCCAGGTGCAAGCTCTGGAGAAGGAGACCGAAAGCACTGTGGACGTGCGGGCACTGCGGAGGCTCTTTGAGGCTGTGCCCCAGCTGCCAGGAGCCCCTTCGGCTCCCGCTAGCCCCCGCAAGCCTGAGGCCTCGGTGGAGCAGGCCTTTGGGGAGCTAACGAGGGTTAGCACGGAAGTGGCCCGGCTGAAAGAACAGACCCTGGCCAGGCTGCTGGACATCGAGGAGGCCGTGCACAAGGCGCTCAGCTCCATGTCTAGCCTCCAGCCTGGGACTAACACCAGGGGCCATTCCCAGGGACCCCCAAAGGAACACAGTGCCCACGAGGTCAGTCTCACAGACAGCGGGAGAGTCAGGCCCAACTGCTCAGGCCAGGAGGTCAAAAGTCAAACTCTAGTCAAGAGCCAAACTGAGGTTATGAGCCATACTGAGGTCCAGAGTCAAGCCAAGGACAGAAATCACTCAGAGGCCAGAAGCCAAGCAGCCCTGGCCACCCCTTCCACCAGGAAGCTGGAGACCTTGAGAGAAGACTCACACCTTCCCCAAGTGTTACCTCTCAGCAGAGAGTCACCCTCCTCCCCAAATTTTATCTCCATGGAGTCGGCCACAAGGGAGCTTCCGGAGGAGGCCAGCCCCAGGGGCAACCCTGAGATCTCTCTGAAGAGGGCACATTTCACCCAGGATGAATGCCAGACTCAGCCCCACCAGAAAGATATCCAGCACAAGGCTGGAAAGAAAGAGGCCCCCCAGCTCTCTGGACCGCCACCACCTGGCCATGCTGTAGCCAGCGCCCTGCCCACCAGGCAGAAGAGTGCTCTGGAGCTGCAGACGGCGCCGGGTGGCTCCCGGCACTACGGAGCCTCAGGAGCAGGGACTGAGAGGGTGGACCAGTGCAGGACCACAACGCTCATGTCCCCCACCACGGTCACTGAGCCCGCCGAGCCACCCAGGGGCCCAGGCCCCCACCGCGGGCACCACACTTCCGCCTTGATGAGGCAGTTTCTGCACAGCCCAACTGAGCTCAGCACGGGCCTGGCAGAAGCTGACATGCTGCGTGTGCCCTGTGGCCACCCCACACCAGCTGCACAGTGA